Proteins encoded by one window of Borrelia hispanica CRI:
- a CDS encoding DUF226 domain-containing protein — protein MDSVLERLQEKKTEISESEKEKQKKIFIKIEKINNRTLYHTKVMMDFCAFGINKRQTHKFFIAFRKLFNREKIEWFSLFSVRDDDEFLGIFYGYRKPIQNIITRYEEYGVMKAYTFSKIYYIEFRFHKGSVFCYIKGISRLLKKDKVNTKYYYSLIDIFLTLEKEVYEFYDKKLPSGGIITKWIRKNRK, from the coding sequence TGGATAGTGTATTAGAGCGACTTCAAGAAAAAAAGACAGAAATTTCAGAATCAGAAAAAGAAAAACAAAAAAAAATTTTTATCAAAATTGAAAAAATTAATAACAGGACATTATATCATACCAAAGTTATGATGGATTTTTGTGCATTTGGGATTAATAAAAGACAAACACACAAATTCTTTATTGCCTTTAGAAAATTATTTAATAGAGAAAAAATAGAATGGTTTAGTTTGTTTTCTGTAAGAGATGATGATGAATTTTTAGGAATATTTTATGGATATAGGAAACCAATACAAAACATTATAACTAGATATGAAGAGTATGGTGTTATGAAAGCATATACATTTTCAAAGATATATTACATAGAATTTAGATTTCACAAAGGAAGTGTGTTTTGTTATATTAAGGGAATTTCTCGTTTACTTAAAAAGGATAAGGTCAATACTAAATATTACTATTCTTTAATAGATATATTCTTAACTTTAGAAAAGGAGGTATATGAGTTTTATGATAAGAAATTGCCAAGTGGGGGTATTATAACTAAATGGATAAGAAAAAACCGAAAGTGA